The DNA region TGCTCATAGCGCAGAGGGTCGGCGGCGGTAGCCGTCTCTTCGCGACAAATGGTGACGAGGCGATCGAGAATCGCGTAGACGCCCGAGAGCTGGGCGAGTACGGTCGTGCCGGGGTTACGCACGAAGGCACTCAAAGTCTGCGAGAGCTCGGCGGTATCGGCTGGCGACAGTTCGCGCATGGTGACCGAGCCGAGCGTGCTAATTTCGCTCAGCACGGCGCGCATGGCCTCAACGACGGCAGGCACGGGAGCTGCGAGCTCGAGCATGCGCGTGCTGAGGTAGAGGTTGGTCATCTCGAGGTTCTTGGCGCTGGCAATTGAGTGCCAACTGCTGGGGCCGAGCATGACGAGCGAGCCGGGGCTGAGAAACGCCGTGCCCTCCTCGCCAAAGTGCTCGGCGCTTCCCGCCGTCACGAGTGAGATTTCGGCGAAGTCGTGCGTGTGCGCGCACATGTCGCGGCTCAGCGTGACATGCTCTGCGGCAGCCATCATGGTTGGTCCTGGCATAACTTCGGCATCAGACATGGTGAACAATTGCGTACTTACTCTTTCTGGTCGACATCGATGCTGAGTTCATCCATGTCCTGAGGGGTGAGATCGTGCCCATCGTTGATCATTTGTGAAGCGAGGGCGATGGTTTGCGCGTCGTACACGTCGGCGGTTGAGTGGCGTCTCCAGTAGCCGACGGTGTGCGAGGTCTGCTTCGTGTACTGCGCATCGCCGCGCAGCAGGCGGCGCAGGGGTTTTAGGGTTGAGGCTTCGCCCGCGGCCCAGATGTAGTCGGGGCGCTGCACCGAGATCTCGTCGGCGACGACGCTCATGAGTAGGTCGGCGTCGGCTCCCGTCGCGATCCACCGCGCAATACCGTCGGCAGCGGGCTCAAGCTCGAAGCGGTCTTCGGCACGGTCGACCCGAATGAGCACGCGAGCCCTGGCATCGCTCGGTAGTGATTCGACGATGGTCATGACCGCCGGAACCGCCGAGGGGTCGCCGATGAGTAGCACATCGTTGGCTGTGAGCGCGTCTTTGCCTGCGGCGTTACTGAGCACGAGCGCCTGGCCCGGCTCGGCCTGCGCTGCCCAACGGCCCGCAGGCCCCTCTGGATGAATGACAAAGTCGATGTCGACCTCGGCCTCGTGCTTCCGGTGCGCCCGCACGGTGTAGGTGCGCATCGTGGCCCCCTCGAGCAGCCCTTTGAGGCTCTCATCGGACGCGTGCGCGCGAGTCTCGTCGGGCAGAAATACCTTGATCTTTGGTGCGACGCCCGAGCATGCAAAGTCGACGAGGCCCTCGCCACCAAAGGTCACCCGAAGAAAATCGGGGCCAAGCAGCCTCGTTCGAACGACCGTTGCGCGGTAGTGAACGAAGCGGGGCAGGGTGGCTTTCTCAGTCATGTCAACATCTCCACATCAATAGTAAGGGAAGGCTAACCTAACCGTAAGCCTGGGCGTTGACGAGGGCCATGACCCTGGGCGTCTCACCCTTGCACAATCGAGTCATGCGGGAGGGCGGTCGCAGCTTTCGTCGTTGGGCTCGGCGCTCTCGCGGGGAAGCTGGGTGAGCAAGAGCGGCATTCCGAGCCCGCGCCAGGCGCCCCAGAAAACCATGCTCTCGCCCGGCGAGAGGGGCTGGGGGCGGGCCGGTTCTGGGGTAGCGGGCTCGCGCCGGGTACGAACGGCCCGAGCCTCGCGCTTCGTCTCGGTGAGGGCGCGACGGTAAAAGCTCACATTGGTGAGAAAAACGGTAACGAATGACATGGTGATGCCTCGCTTTCAGGGGGCATGAACGATCGGTCAGAAGGGTGAAGCGCGACTTATACCGCGGCCCAGCGCATGGCCGTGACCTCGGGCGAGCGAAGCGCGCCATAGAGGGCGTGCTCGATGTGGCGCTCCATGCCGGGCTCGGCCTGCACCCGCGCGGTGAGTGAAAAGACCTCGGGAGTTGCGAGGCTCGTCGAGACCTCGTGAATTTGCAGGTCTTCGTTGCTGAGCGCCGTGAGCACGAGCGAGCGCACCTGCGGCTCGTGCCGCTGCTCGCAGCGAACCTCGACGTCGTAGAAGGGGCCACTCGACTGCGCCTCTGCGGCAGCGAGGTTGCGATCGAGTGCGCGGCTCAGGGGCCTGAGCAGCGTGTTCGCGAGCATGATCATGGCGGTGCCAGCGGCAGCGATCCACAGCATCCCGCCGCCCGCGAGGGCACCGACAGCCGCCGAGGCCCACAGCGTCGCCGCGGTATTGAGGCCCCGCACCGAGGCGCCCTGCTTCATGATCACGCCGGCGCCGAGAAAGCCGATGCCGGAGGCGACCTGGGCGGCGACCCGCGTCGGGTCAGCCTCGGTTCCCGTGAAGCTGTAAGCGCCCATCACGACGAAGAGCGCAGAGCCGAGGCTCACGAGCGCGTTGGTGCGCAAGCCCGCCGAGCGCGACCGCCACTGGCGTTCGATGCCGATGAGCGAGCCGAGCAGCACGCTCGCTGCGATGCGCGAGAGAATATCGATGGTTTCAAACATGAGAAACGTCCGTTCGAGTCGTGCTCGCGCGCACGAGAAACGGGTTTCAAGACCCGGTGAAGGTTAGCGGCGCGAGCAGGAAAAGGTGAGCCAGAAAGATCGACTAGAGCCATCAGTCATGGGAAATCACCTCCTGCGCGCGCACGGAAGGACGTGCAAAATGCACGAGTCTTGGGCTTCCACGTTTGAGCTTTGGCACTTCACGACGTATCAGCCTCGCTGAAGCCACATTGGATCAACCCTTGCTCCGGGAAAATCTGTCCTAACCTTGGGCGTCTCTCGACGTCGTCAGATCAGTGGCCTGTGTTCGTAAAGGAGCCTCGCCTAACAAAGCGCTCCGCGAGACAGCATAGCGGTGAGCCGGGCAACTCTCAAGCGTTTGGCGGCCAGGCCACTGCTACGCTATTCATCTGATGAACTCGTACCGGCAGCCTGACTGGGCCTCGTGCGCGCAGCACCCGACGGCCATTCGCGAACCGTACCTCATGGGTACCGGGGTCGTGATGGGCGACGATCTCGGCCCTGGCCGCCTCGTCTCGCCGCCACACAGCCACCCCGAGGCGATGCTCGCGTGGTGCTATCGCGGCACCGTGTGGGTGTACCTCGAGAGCACGATGTGGCGCCTCTCGCCGGGGCAGGGGGTGTGGGTGCCGCCGCGCACGCCGCACACCGCGCGTCACGAGCGCGATGCCGTGGGCTGCTACACCTATGTACCGGGTGAGGCTCTCGCCGAGCAGGTCGACGAGGTGCGGCGGGTGGTCGTGCCGCGTGCCGTGCAAGAGATGCTGCTGCACCTGTCGATTCACGACATGCCAACCGATCTCAGGGTGCGAGCACAGCAGGTGCTCATCGACATGCTTGAAGACCCCGAGCTGAGCCGCGAAGACGGGGCGCTCGAGGTGCCATTGCCAGCCGACGAACGGGTGAGGGCCCTCGTCGAAGCGGTGCTTGAGCAGCCCGGCGATCCGCGCACAGCGCAGGAGCTCTTTGCGCAGCACGGCCTGCATGAGCGCACCGTGCTGCGGGTGTTTACGAGCGAGGTGGGCATGAGCTTCGGGCAGTGGCGCACGGGAGTGCGCATGACGAGCGCGGCGAGGCTCATCGTGGGTGGCACTCCGGTTGGCATTGCGGGGCAGATGAGCGGCTACGAAACGACGAGCGCCTTTTCGGCGGCTTTCAAGGGGTATTTCGGGTCGACGCCAAGGCAATTCGCGCTGCGGGCGCGCGCCGATTCTGCTCAGCAGGGGTACTGGCGTTCGTTCGGTTGAGCGGCATGACCGTTTTGCAATAGAAGTTGTCTGCTCGGGAACACACGGGAGCGCGCTTACGGCCTAGCATCGATACGTTAGGTAAGGCTTGCCTAATGAAGATCGCATGAATGCGATGGTTTCGTCTGTTCTGAAGGAGAACTATGCTGCACGCCCCCGCGCGCCGACCGCTGCGTCGAGTCACCGCGCTCGCTGCCCTCATGACCACGACCGCCCTGCTGCTGACCGGCTGCGGCGCGAGCGCAGAAGCGAAACCGGCCGCAGAGGAGTCGACCACCGGTGTCGTCATCGAGCACGCACACGGATCAACGAATATCGCCGAAAAGCCCAAGCGCATCGTGGCGCTCGGCTGGATGAGCCCCGACGTTGTCGCGGCCCTCGGCGAGAACCCGGTCGGCATCGAAGAAGTGTGGGGCGCTGGCGAGAGCGGCTACCAGCCCTGGTTCGAAGAGTTCGTCACTGAAGAGTACGGTGAGACGCCTGAGGTGATTCCCTACGCTGATGAGGGCCCGAACTACGAGGCCATTAAAGAGCTGAAGCCAGACCTTATTCTGAGCCTGTACTCGGGCGTTACCGATGTTGAGTACGAGCGCTTGAGCGAGATCGCCCCGACCATTCCCTACATCGAGGGGCCCTGGAACCCGGGCACCTGGCAAGACATGACCCGCACCATCGGTAAGGCGATGTGGCAGGACGAGAAGGCTGAAGAGCTCATCGGTGAGACCGAAGAGCTCATCGAGACGCTCGCCGACGAGCACCCCGAGTTTGACGACAAGACCTTTGTGTGGGGGCTCACCCTCAACGAGGGAGCAACCGACCTTGGCGTCTACCTCGATTACGACCCCCGCGTGCGCATCACTGAAGAACTCGGCTTCAAGTCGACCCCGGCAATGAAGTCGTTCTTCGAAACCGCCGAGGGCGACAACTGGTACACGGGCGTAAGCCTCGAAAATCTCGACGAGGTCGAAGCCGATCTCTTTGCGGCATGGGCAGGAAGTAAAGACGAGGGCGAGTACACCGTGAACAACAAGATCGTTGCTCGGTGGCAGCCGATCGCAGCAAAGTCGTACGTCATTTACGGTGATGAAGCTGAAGCCTCGGCCTTGAGCGCACCCACGGTGCTCTCACTGCAGGCGATGCTGCCCAAGTACGTCGATGACCTTGCGGCCGCCCTCGAGGGCAAGCCGACGATTTCTGGCAAGTGAAATCCCGCATCATCGGATTGATCGTCGCGGCGGCCGTTCTGGTCGCCGCGACGATCGCGTCGTTGGCGGTGGGCAGTAAAGCGATTGACCCGGCCACCGTCATCGAGGCCCTGTTCCACTACGACGAGACAAACCCCGCCCACCTCACGGTGCACGAGCTTCGGCTGCCGCGCACCGTTCTTGGCGTTCTCGTGGGTGCCGCCCTCGCGATGTGCGGCGGCCTCATTCAGGCGTTTACGCGCAACCCGCTCGCTGACCCTGGCATTCTGGGCGTCAACGCGGGCGCCTCGCTCTCGGTCACCTTTGCCGTTGGCGTGCTCGGCCTCACCGCGCCTGGGGCGTACGTGCCCTTCGCGCTCTTTGGTGCCTTCGCCCTCACGGTGCTCGTGTACGTGCTCGGTTCGGTGGGCCCGGCCGGCGCGACCCCGGCCAAACTGACCCTCGCTGGCGTGGCCTTGGGTGCCGCCTGCACTGGCTTCACCACGGCAATCGTGTTGCAAAACCACAGCACCCTGCAGGTCATGCGGTTCTGGTCGGTCGGTTCGATCGGCGGCCGCAGCATGGATCAGCTGCAGTGGGCGCTGCCACTCATCGTCGCGGGCCTCGTCATCGGCATGGCCTGTGCGAGGTCGCTCAACGCGCTTGCGCTCGGCGATGACCTCGCACAGTCGCTCGGCACGCGCATTCGCGTCACTCGCGTCATGGTCATCATTGCAGTGACGCTGCTCGCGGGTACAAGCGTTGCGGCGGCAGGTCCCATCGCCTTCATCGGCATCATGGTTCCTCACGCGGTGCGTTGGTTCACCGGCCCCGATCAGCGTTGGGTGCTGAGCATCTCGATGCTCGTGGGCCCGAGCTTCTTACTCATCGCCGATATTCTTGGCCGCATCGTACTGCCGAACGGCGAGCTGCGCGTCGGCATCGTCACCGGCCTCTTGGGCGCTCCCGTGCTCATCGCCCTCGTACGCAGAAAGCGGGTGAGCACCCTATGAGGTTGCAACAATCAGCGGTGAACGTTGGCAGAAAACAGACGTGGATCGACGGTGACCGGGTATCAGGCCGAGTCGCCACGCGCTCGATCATCGTGAGTCTCGTACTCGTCGTCATCACCCTCGCAGCGGGGCTCTTCTCAATGACGATTGGCTCGTACTCACTCGACTTCGCGACCGTGCTTGACGCGCTTTTCAATCCCGCGTCTGACCCCGATGCCCGGCAGGTCGTGTTCGAGTGGCGCTTGCCGCGCGTGCTCTTCGCGGTGCTGTGCGGTGCTGCTCTCGCGCTCTCGGGAGGCATCTTCCAATCGCTCACGCGCAACCCGCTCGGGTCGCCCGACATCATTGGCTTTGGCGTTGGTGCGCAATTCGGCGTCACGCTGACGCTGCTCGTGTTCGGGCTCAACACCTATCTCTTCAAGGCAGCTGGCGCCCTCGTAGGCGGCATGCTGACGGCCTTGCTCGTGTACGTGCTTGCCGCGAAGCGCACCTCGTCATCGTTCAGACTCATCATCGTGGGCATCGGTGTCTCGGCTGGCCTCGGCTCGTTGAGCTCGTGGATTCTCATTTCGGTGAGT from Leucobacter sp. UCMA 4100 includes:
- a CDS encoding AraC family transcriptional regulator yields the protein MSDAEVMPGPTMMAAAEHVTLSRDMCAHTHDFAEISLVTAGSAEHFGEEGTAFLSPGSLVMLGPSSWHSIASAKNLEMTNLYLSTRMLELAAPVPAVVEAMRAVLSEISTLGSVTMRELSPADTAELSQTLSAFVRNPGTTVLAQLSGVYAILDRLVTICREETATAADPLRYEHATLPTNLLRLSPRISHAVSILHDRLEYSWSLASLAKEIAISPSQLTRGFRADLGMGPMSYLQQLRAERMAYLLRTTNLTVSAAGRAVGWSDPSYASRRFSKHWGLSPSWYLVRVQTGTAPVPEVERNEHLAALG
- a CDS encoding siderophore-interacting protein, giving the protein MTEKATLPRFVHYRATVVRTRLLGPDFLRVTFGGEGLVDFACSGVAPKIKVFLPDETRAHASDESLKGLLEGATMRTYTVRAHRKHEAEVDIDFVIHPEGPAGRWAAQAEPGQALVLSNAAGKDALTANDVLLIGDPSAVPAVMTIVESLPSDARARVLIRVDRAEDRFELEPAADGIARWIATGADADLLMSVVADEISVQRPDYIWAAGEASTLKPLRRLLRGDAQYTKQTSHTVGYWRRHSTADVYDAQTIALASQMINDGHDLTPQDMDELSIDVDQKE
- a CDS encoding MgtC/SapB family protein; the encoded protein is MFETIDILSRIAASVLLGSLIGIERQWRSRSAGLRTNALVSLGSALFVVMGAYSFTGTEADPTRVAAQVASGIGFLGAGVIMKQGASVRGLNTAATLWASAAVGALAGGGMLWIAAAGTAMIMLANTLLRPLSRALDRNLAAAEAQSSGPFYDVEVRCEQRHEPQVRSLVLTALSNEDLQIHEVSTSLATPEVFSLTARVQAEPGMERHIEHALYGALRSPEVTAMRWAAV
- a CDS encoding helix-turn-helix transcriptional regulator, translated to MNSYRQPDWASCAQHPTAIREPYLMGTGVVMGDDLGPGRLVSPPHSHPEAMLAWCYRGTVWVYLESTMWRLSPGQGVWVPPRTPHTARHERDAVGCYTYVPGEALAEQVDEVRRVVVPRAVQEMLLHLSIHDMPTDLRVRAQQVLIDMLEDPELSREDGALEVPLPADERVRALVEAVLEQPGDPRTAQELFAQHGLHERTVLRVFTSEVGMSFGQWRTGVRMTSAARLIVGGTPVGIAGQMSGYETTSAFSAAFKGYFGSTPRQFALRARADSAQQGYWRSFG
- a CDS encoding ABC transporter substrate-binding protein, giving the protein MLHAPARRPLRRVTALAALMTTTALLLTGCGASAEAKPAAEESTTGVVIEHAHGSTNIAEKPKRIVALGWMSPDVVAALGENPVGIEEVWGAGESGYQPWFEEFVTEEYGETPEVIPYADEGPNYEAIKELKPDLILSLYSGVTDVEYERLSEIAPTIPYIEGPWNPGTWQDMTRTIGKAMWQDEKAEELIGETEELIETLADEHPEFDDKTFVWGLTLNEGATDLGVYLDYDPRVRITEELGFKSTPAMKSFFETAEGDNWYTGVSLENLDEVEADLFAAWAGSKDEGEYTVNNKIVARWQPIAAKSYVIYGDEAEASALSAPTVLSLQAMLPKYVDDLAAALEGKPTISGK
- a CDS encoding FecCD family ABC transporter permease is translated as MKSRIIGLIVAAAVLVAATIASLAVGSKAIDPATVIEALFHYDETNPAHLTVHELRLPRTVLGVLVGAALAMCGGLIQAFTRNPLADPGILGVNAGASLSVTFAVGVLGLTAPGAYVPFALFGAFALTVLVYVLGSVGPAGATPAKLTLAGVALGAACTGFTTAIVLQNHSTLQVMRFWSVGSIGGRSMDQLQWALPLIVAGLVIGMACARSLNALALGDDLAQSLGTRIRVTRVMVIIAVTLLAGTSVAAAGPIAFIGIMVPHAVRWFTGPDQRWVLSISMLVGPSFLLIADILGRIVLPNGELRVGIVTGLLGAPVLIALVRRKRVSTL
- a CDS encoding FecCD family ABC transporter permease; the encoded protein is MRLQQSAVNVGRKQTWIDGDRVSGRVATRSIIVSLVLVVITLAAGLFSMTIGSYSLDFATVLDALFNPASDPDARQVVFEWRLPRVLFAVLCGAALALSGGIFQSLTRNPLGSPDIIGFGVGAQFGVTLTLLVFGLNTYLFKAAGALVGGMLTALLVYVLAAKRTSSSFRLIIVGIGVSAGLGSLSSWILISVSVEQAMMVATWGAGSLASLGFDQLLPAAVVFVIVVVASMPLARTLPVLEMGDDAAMELGMRPGRTRLTAMILGVALMALVTAAAGPISFIALAAPQISQRLTRSNTPMGLAPVMLTGAALVVISDAVAQLLAVPVGVVTVSVGGLYLAWLLATQYRSRA